The Limisphaera ngatamarikiensis nucleotide sequence CGTAGACGCGGCTGCTGACCTCGATGGTGCGGTTGAGGGAGGCGCCGTCGGGGAGCTGGAGGTAACAGAAGAGGGTGCCCTTGTCCTGGACAGGGATGAAGCCGGTGGGGACGGTGAGGAAGCCGAGCCCGGTCAGACCGAGCAGCCCGGCGTAGAGGATCATGACCATGACACCGTGGCGGATGACGAGGCGCAGGGCCCTGAGGTAACCGGAGCGGCAGGTTTCGAAGGTGCGGTTGAAGGCCTGGAAGAAGTGTCCGACGGTGCCGTGGATGAGGCGGCTGATGAGGTCGTGTTTTTCGGTGTGGGGCCGGAGCAGCAGGGCGCAGAGTGCGGGGCTGAGGGTGAGGGCAACGAAGGCGGAGATGAGGGTGGAGACGGCGATGGTGAGGGCGAATTGCTGGTAGAACCTGCCCTGGATGCCGGGCAGGAAGGCGGTGGGGAGGAAGACGGAGCTGAGGACCAGGGCGATGGCGACGACGGCGCTGCCGATTTCGTCCATGGCCTGTCGGGTGGCCTCGACGGGGGATTTGCCCTCGGCGAGGTGACGTTCGACGTTTTCGACCACGACGATGGCGTCGTCCACCACGATCCCGATGGCCAGGACGAGTCCGAAGAGGGTGAGGTTGTTGATGGAGAAGCCGAGGGCGGCCATGACGGCGAAGGTGCCGATGAGGGAGACGGGCACTGCGACGAGGGGGATGATCGAGGCGCGCCAGGTTTGGAGGAAGAGGATCACCACGAGGGTGACCAGGACCATGGCTTCGAGGAGGGTTTTGATGACTTCGCGAATGGATTCGCGGATGTAGATGGAGTCGTCGCGGACGATGCGATACTCCATGCCGGCGGGGAAGCGCTGGCGGAGTTCTTCCATGGCGCGCCGGACGGCGTCGGCGGTTTCGATGGTGTTGGATCCGGGTTGTTGGAAGATGCCGATGGCGACGGCGGGTTTGCCGTCCAGCCATGCGCTGATGTTGTAGTCGCGGGCGCCGAGTTCGATGCGGGCGACGTCGCGGAGGCGGGTGAGGCGCCCGTCGGCGCCGGTGCGGAGGATGATGTTGCCGAACTCCTCCTCGGTGACGAGACGGCCCTTGACCAGGGCGACCAGTTGCAACCGGGTATCCGGGGGTGTGGGCGGTTGGCCGAAGACACCGCCGGCGACTTCGACGTTCTGTTCGCGGATGGCGTTGACGACGTCGCCCACGGTGAGGTTGCGGGCGGAGAGTTTTTCGGGGTCGAGCCAGACCCGCATGGAATAGTCGCGGGCGTTGAAGATGAGGACGTCGCCGACGCCCGGCAGGCGGGCCAGGACATCCTTGACCTGGAGGTAGGCGTAGTTGCCCAGGAACACGTCGTCCAGGGAACCGTCGGGGGAGAAGAGGCTGATGACGGCGGTGAGGCTGGGGGAGCGTTTTCTGACTTCGATGCCGAGGCGCCGGACCTCCTCGGGCAGTCGGGGCAGTGCCAGGGCGACGCGGTTCTGCACGTGGACCTGGGCCAGGTCAATGTCGGTACCGACCTTGAAAGTGACCTGGATGACGAGGGAACCATCGGCGGCGGAGGAGGAGGACATGTAGAGCATGTTTTCCACCCCGTTGATTTCCTGTTCCAGCGGGGTGGCCACGGTGGCGGCGACGGTTTCCGGGCTGGCGCCGGGGAAGCGTGCGCGGACGAAGACGGTGGGCGGGGCCACTTCCGGGAAGGAAGCCACCGGCAACTCCAGCAGGGCCAGCAGCCCCACCAGGGTGATGAAGATGGACAGGACCGCGGCGAAGATGGGTCGGCGGATGAAGAAATGGGAGAACTTCATGGCACGAGCGGGTTGGACGGAAGTTGCATGGTGCGTGGGTTAGTGTTGTCCCTGGGCGGGTGCGGTTCCGGGTTCGACCACCTGGACCTTGAGGCCGGGTCGGAGCATCAGCAGCCCGCTGACGACGACGTTGTCGCCGGGCTGGAGACCGGAGCGGATGATGCGGAGGGTGCCGTGGGATCGGCCCGGGTCCACGGGTCGGGGTTCGACGATTCCCTGGGCGTTGACGACGTAGACGAATTTGCGGGTTTGCTCGGAGAGGATGGCGGCCTCGGGGATGAGGAGGGCCTGTTGGAGTTGTTCCACGGGCAGTCGGACGCGTGCGAACATGCCGGGGATGAGGCGGCGGTCGGGGTTGGGGAAGACGGCGCGGAGTCGGACGGTGCCGGTGCGCGGGTCGGCCTGGTTGTCCACGAAATCGATGTGGCCGCGATGGGGGAAGTCGGTGTCGCCGGCCAGGGCCAGTTCGCAGGGGACCGGTTCGGTGCCGGGTTGGGTGAGGCCGGGGAGACGGTCGCGGTATTGTTGGAAGGTTTCCTCGGGGACTTCGAAGTAGGCGTAGATGGGGTCCTGGGTGACGAGGGTGGCGAGGAGTGTGCCGGGCATCATGGTGCTGCCCTGGATCATGTTGCCGATGGCGACGAGGCGGCGGCCGATGCGGCCGTCGAGGGGTGCGGTGATGCGGGTGTAGGCGAGGTTGAGTTCGGCGGTGGTTTCGGCGGCGCGGGCTGCGGCCAGGGCGTCTTCGGCGGCGCGGACGGCTTTGGCGCGGGCGTCGTATTCTTCGTCGGCGATGGCGCGGGATTGGCGGAGGCGCTGCGCGCGTTCGAAGTCGTTGCGGGCGAGTTCGAGCTGGGTTTCGGCGCGGCGCCGTTCGGCGCGGGCGCGTTCCAGGTCGGCTTCGTAGGGTTTGGGGTCGATGACGAACAGCAGTTGGCCGGCTCGGACCTCCGCGCCGTCGCGGAAGTGGATGGATTCGAGGTAACCGGCCACGCGGGAGCGGATTTCGACGGTATCCACGGCCTCGAGGTGGGCGGGGTATTCATCCCAGTTGGTGACCGGGGCGGTGACGGGGTGGGTGACGGTGACCTGGGGGATGCGGGCCGGAGGTGGGGCGGGTGGTCGGCCGCAGGAGACCAGGGCGCCCAGGGTGAGGAGGAGGGCGCCGGTCAGGGCGGTGTGGATGGCGGGGTGGGGTTTGGGTGCGGACGCGTTTCCGGCCCGGGTTGGGATGCCGGGCGCGGTTGGGTTGTGGCGTGGGCGGATGAGGCGATGGATGGTTTTCATGAGAGTGTTCATGGTTTTGAGGAGAGGCGTTCCGGGTTGGGGTCGGGCCGGGCGCCGGTGGTTGCCGGCGGCGGTGCTTCCAGACCCGCGATGCAAAAGCTGAGGAAATGGGGGAGCAACGATTCGGTGTCGAGGGGGTTGCAGAGGCCCTCGGTTTTTTGGAGGGTGCGGCCCGGGTTGCAGAGCAGCAGGGCCAGGGCACCCCAGATGAATTCGTGTCGCCAGTAGAGGGCGGTTTTGGAGAGGTGGGGCAGGCACCGGCCCAGGAGGTCCAGGAAACCCTGGCGGACGTCGGCGAAGACGTTTTGGAAGATGTCCTGCAGGGGTGCGGCCGGTTCGGTGAGGACGCGGCCGAGCAGGCGCATGACGATGGAACCTTTGCGGGCGTCGGTGGTGGCGAGGTCGAGGGCGGGTCGGATCATGGATTCGAGGATGAGGCGCAGCGGGGGTGTTTGGGGTGGGGGATAGTTTGCGGCGAGTTGGGCGAGGGTGGATTGGTGGGTTTGGCGGAGCGGTTCGAGTCGGCGGAGCAGGACGGCGCGGATGAGACCGGTTTTGGATTCGAAGTGGTAGTAGAGGACGGGCAGGGTGACGCGGGCGCGGGCGGCGATGGTGCGGATGGAGGCGGGTTCGAACCCCTGTTCGGCGAAGGTTCGTTCTGCCGCATCGAGGATGCGTTGTCGGGTTTGGGCTGTATCGGTTCTGGGCATCGTCCAACCTGTTTATCCCTAACGATCGTTCGATAAGTTAGCGACGAGCGCGGACGTGTCAAGAGTGTGGGTGGGGTGGGTCGGGCGTTGCGACCGGGCGCGGGGCGAGGTTGAGGGGTTTGGGGTTGCGGGTTTGCGGTGGCGGGGCGGGGGGCGGTTGTGCTATGGATGGGGGCATGGGACCGAGGGGATCGGGGACCGGGGCCGGGTCGGATTGCCTGGCGCGGTCGTTGTTGCAGGTGTTTGCGGAGGAACCGTCGTTGGAGGCGGTTTCGGTGGATCGGGAGCGGAAGCTGGTGGAGGTGGCGACGCTGGGCCGGACGGATGTGGTGCGGTTGCGGGAGCGGTTGGAGGCGGGTTTGCGGGAGGTAGCGGATTTGCGGGTGGGGCGTGAATGTGCGTTGGTGTCGGGGCGTGGGGATTGTCGGACGTGTGGTCGGCCGTTACCGGAGGCGGATGTTCGGCAGTTTCGGTTTCGGCATGAGCGCGGGGTGACCACAGTGAGTCGGGTGACCTGTCCGACGGCGCCGACGTTGTGGCGGTGGCGGCGTTGGCCGTTGCCGCGGTTTGTGCAGCGGGACGTGGATGTGGAGGAGGTGGAGTCGCATGAGGGGGAGTGGCGGTGGCAGCTGGCGGCTTCGTTGGTGTGCGGTGGACTGACGTTGATGGCGGTGGTGGGGTCTGCGCGGGGTTGGGGTGCGGGTTGGGTTTTGGGGTTGCAGGTGCTGGGGTATGTGGCTGGTGGGTGGTTTGCGGTGGAGGAGGCGTGGGAACGGTTGCGGCGGTATCGCGGGTTGGACGTGCATTTTTTGATGCTGGCGGTGGCGTTGGGGAGTGCGGCGGTGGGGCAGTGGGCGGAGGGTGCGGTGTTGTTGTTCTTGTTTTCGCTGGCGGGGGCGCTGGAGCATTACGCGCTGGAGCGGACGCAACGGGAGGTGCGGGCGTTGTTTCGGAATGCACCGAAGACGGCGACGGTGTTGGGGGAGGATGGTGGGGAGCGGGAGTTGCCGGTGGAGGCGGTGGAACCCGGGATGCGGTTGGTGGTGCGGCCCGGGGCGCAATTTGCTGTGGACGGCGAGGTGATTCGGGGGGAGAGCGCGGCGGACGAGTCGAATCTGACCGGTGAATCGCTGCCGGTGGGGAAGCGTGTGGGGGATGTGGTGTTGGCGGGGACGCTGAATTTGTGGGGTGTGTTGGAGGTGCGGGCGTTGCGGCCGGCGTCGGAGAGTGCGCTGCAGAAGATTGTGCGGTTGATTCGGGAGGCGCAGCGGCAGAAGGCGCCGGCGCAGCGGTTTACGGAGCGGTTCAGTGCGGCGTACACGTATGCGGTGCTGGGTTTGACGGTGGGGATGTATTTGGTGTGGTGGTGGGGCATGGGGTTGGCGCCGTTTCGGTCGCCGGATCCGGGTCAGCCGGGGCTGAGCGCGTTTTATCGGGCGATGACGTTGTTGGTGGTGTCGTCGCCGTGTGCGCTGGTGCTTTCGATTCCGTCGGCGATTTTGGCGGCGATTGCGTGGGGTGCACGGCATGGGATTTTGTTTCGGGGCGGGGCGGCGGTGGAGAAGCTGGCGGAGGTGACGTTGGTGGCGTTGGACAAGACGGGGACGTTGACGACGGGGGAACTGAGGGTGGAACGGGTGGAGAGCCGTCCGGCGGGTCGGGAAGGGGAGGTGCTGGTGCTGGCGTGTGCGGTGGAGCGGTGGTCGAATCATCCGCTGGCGCGGGCGTTGACGCGGCATGGGAAGCAGCTGGGGCTGGAGTTGCCGGAGGTGAGCCGGTTTGAGTCGGTGACCGGTCAGGGTGTGAAGGCCCGGGTTGGGGATCGGCTGGTGTGGGTGGGGCGTCGGGAATGGATTGAGGCGGAGTTGGGCGGCGGGGTATCGGCTCCGGCGGACTGGGTGGTCGGGGACCGGCCCGGGGAGGTTTGGGTGTGGTTGTATCGGGAGGGGTTGTGGGGCCGGATTTTGTTGCGGGACGAGGTGCGTCCGGAGGCGGCGGGCCTGGTGGAACGGCTGCGTCGGGCGGGTTTGCGTTTGGTGGTGTTGACGGGGGACCGTCGGGCGGCGGCGGAGCATTTGCGGCGGGAGCTGGGTGTGGACGAGATTCGGGCGGAGTTGAAGCCGGAGGAGAAGGTGGCGGCGATTCGCGAGTGGAGCGAATCCGGGGAACGTGTGGCGATGGTGGGGGATGGTGTGAACGATGCGCCGAGTTTGGCGGCTGCGCATGTGGGGGTGGCGATGGGGGCGCGCGGGTCGGATGCGGCGCTGGAGCAGGCGGACGTGGTGTTGATGCATGATCGGATTGAGAACTTTCTGGCGGCTTATGAGCTGAGTCGGCGTGCCCGGCGGATCATCCGGCAAAATCTGGCGGTGTCGTTGGGGACGGTGGTGGTGTTGGTGGTGTTTGCGTTGCTGGGCAAGATTCCGTTGCCCCTGGGGGTGGTGGGTCATGAGGGGAGCACGGTGGTGGTGGTGATGAACAGCTTGCGACTGTTGGTGGGGCGGTGGTCGGGTTCGACCCGTGGTGGGTGAGGCCGGCCCGGGTCCGGGCGCGAGTTGTGCGCGGTGGACTGGGCGGGTTTGTGAGGGCGTGGGGTGCTCCGGCGGGGTGGGCTCGTGGTTATGGGGCGGGTGGTTGGCCGGGCGGCGCGGTCGGTATGGGGGACGGGGGCTGGTGTGGCGGGAATGGTGTGGGGTCNNNNNNNNNNNNNNNNNNNNNNNNNNNNNNNNNNNNNNNNNNNNNNNNNNNNNNNNNNNNNNNNNNNNNNNNNNNNNNNNNNNNNNNNNGGTGGGACCCGCGGAGGGGCGTTGTACCGACCATGCCTCAACCAACCTCAACCCTGACGAATCCGGCGCCCTTGCCAGAGCGCCAGAAATCCGAGACCGATGAGGGCGGCGGTTGCGGGTTCGGGCACCACCACGGACGCCCATGATGTGCCGATGCGCACGTCATCCAGGGCGTAGGTGCCGCCGCCGTTATAGGGGCCGGCGGTGCGGACGGTGAAGTGGAACGCATGAATGCCGGTGTCATCGGAGCCGACGGTTGTGGCGATGGTGGGGGTTGGAACGTTACTTTCGTCCGCGCCGAACGAGCTGGCGGGCGGGTTGACCCAGAGGGCCAGTTCGTCGTTGTTGGCACCGTCGACGTATTTGTAGCGCCAGACCAGCAGGTAGGTTTGGCCGATGGTGAGGGGATCGGCGGTCCAGGCGACGTCGTTGTTTGCCACCTTGGCGATGCCCAGTTTCAGGTCGGTGCCGACGAACACGCCGGCGGACGGTGTGAACCCGCCGCCGCCGACGCTGTCGCGGTAGGCGCTGAGCAGGCGCGGGTTGCCTTCCGGGCCGGCGTCCACTCTGAGGAGGTAGGATACGTAGAGGCTGCCCAGGTCGGCCCAGTTGGCCAGGGAGTTGGCATCAGGTGCGATCACGACACCGCGGTCCCGGTTGGAGGTGGGTATTCCTTGGGACAACAACCCTTTACCGCCCAGGGACGGCAGGCCGGGGAAGGTCAATGCCGCGCTGCTATCCACGGTGGCCGAGCCGGTGCCGGTGCTGTTGCCAACGGTCCAGATATCGCCGCTGCTGCCGCTGGTGCCGAGCCTTTCACCTTCGGGGTAGTCGAACCCGTCGGCGAAGGGCAGGGGCACGCCGGAGGTCGTCCGGGTGCCGAGTGCCAGGCCGATGGCCATGGCCATGAGGATGGACGAGGTGCACGTTTTCATGGGTCGCGATTCAGGTTTGCCGGTTTTGCTTCAGGGACATTGTAAGCCGGCCGGGGGACGTGTCATTGATGAAGATTTGCACGGCACCTTGAAAAAAAGGCATGGGTGGCGACCGGGCGTGGTTCAGGGCAGGCCGGTGCCGGTGGCGTCGCGGACGATGATGGGGTTGCCGCGGTTGGGTCGGATGGTGACGTTTTGGAGGTTGATGTTGCGGACGTGGCGGAGCTCGAGGCCGGTGCGGGTGGCGGTGATGTGGAGGTTTTCGAGTTGGACGTTTTCGATGGGGGCTTCGGGCAGGCCGATGATGAGGCCGGCGTTTTCGTAGCAGGAGGCGGTGAGGTTGCGGAGGAGGATGTTGCGGTATTTCGGGGTTTCGGGGGTGACGGGTTGGGCTGTGTCCTCGGTGGGGATGCGGGGGTAGTAGGCGGTGAAGGTGATGGCTCGTTCGACGTTGGTCATCCGGATGTCTTCGTAGACGAGGTCTTCGACGGGGCCGCCGCGGCCGCGGTGGGATTTGATGCGGATGCCGTTTTCGGTGTTTTGGAAGGAGCAGCCGCGGACGAGCAGTCGGCGCACGCCGCCGACGGTTTCGCTGCCGATGGAGAGGCCGTGTCCGCGGAAGAACCGGCAATGGACCACGGTGATGTCTTCCGAGCCGAACGGGCGGTCTGGGAGGCGTCGGCCGGATTTGATGGCGATGTTGTCGTCGCCGACGTCCATGAGGCAGTTGGTGATGACGACGTGGCGGCTGAGGCTGGGGTCGATGCCGTCGGTATTGGCGGCTTGTTCGGGGGCGAGGACCTTGACGTTTTCGATCCGGACGTTTTCGCATTCGACCGGGACGAAGTGGAAGGTGGGAGCGTTTTGGAGGGTGATGCCGCTGAGCAGGACGTTACGGCAGCGGGTGAGGACGATGAGGCGGGGTCGGGGCAGGGTGTAGCCGGGTTGGCGGCGCCGGGCTTCCTCGGCGGCGGGCCACCAGACGTCGCCGGAGCCGTCCACGGTTCCCTGGCCGGTGATGGTGATGTTGGTGAGGTTCTGGCCGCTGATGAGGGGGAGGAAATCGCTGCTGCTTTTGGCCTGGAGCCAGTCACCGGGTTCTTTCATGAAGTCGCGGCGTTCGCGTGTGGCGCGGAGGGTGGCGCCTGCTTCGAGGAGGAGGGTGATGTGGCTGTGGAGGGTGAGTGGCTGGCAGAGGTAATCGCCGGGGGGCACGCGGACCAGGCCGCCGCCGGCGGCGGCGCAGGCGTCCAGGGCCTGTTGGATGGCGCGGGTGTCGAGGGTACGCCCGTCGCCCCGGGCGCCGTAGTCCCGGACGTTCCATTCTTGCGGGGGTCCGGGGGTTGCGGGGGCGGGTTGGATGAGAATTGTGAGGAGGAGCAGGGCGATGAGGGCGGCGGGTGGCCGGGTTGGGTCGGGTGCGGGTGGGTGGCAGGTGCTGGTTTTCACGGGTTTCCGGCTTTGGTGTGGGTTGTGGATGGGTTTGGGTTTATTTGGCCAGGCTTTCCCGAAACTGTTTGGGGGACATGCCGACGGCGTGTTTAAAGGCGACGCAGAAGCTGTTGGTGCTCTGGTACCCGCAGGCGCGGGCGATGACGTCGAGTTTGTCGTCGGTTTCGGCCAGGAGTTTACGGGCGCGTTCGATTCGGACGCGGTGGAGTTCCTGGCCCGGGGTACGGCCGAGGTGTTCGACGAAGGCCTTGTGGAGTGCGCGGCGGGACATGGCGGCGACCTCGACGAGGTCTTTCACGGAGATGGGTTCGTGGCTGTGTTCCCAGATGAAGCGGAGGCTGCGGGCGACGCCGGGGTGAGGGACGGCGAGGAGGTCGCTGCTTTTGCGGACGACGACGCCGGCGGCGGGGATGCGGATGGGTTTGGTGGGTGGTTTGCGGCCGTTCATGAGTTGGTCGAGGAGTTCGGCGCCGCGGTAGCCGAGGAGTTCGAGGTTGGTATCGACGCTGGAGATGGGGGTTTGCATGGCGTCGGGGGCCAGGAGGTAATTTTCGGCGCCGCAGATGGCGACTTCATCGGGGACTTTGAGGCCGGCGAACTCGCAGGCTTCCAGGACGTCGAGGGCGTGCTGGTCATTGGCGGCGAAGACGGCGACGGGTTTGGGGGCGCGCCGGAGTTTGGTGGCCAGCCAGAGGCGTTTGCGGGACCATTGTTCGCGGTCCTGGCGGAACCAGGAGGATTCGTACCATTTGAGCCAGAGGCAGGAGTATCCGGCCTCGGCGAGGGCGGCCTGGAAGCCCTGGCCGCGTTCTTCGTAGGACCAGTTGGGGGAGTCGCTGTAGAAGATGAAGTTTTTGAAGCCGCGGGAGAGGAAATGTTCGGCGACGAGTTGGGCGGCGTGGGCGTGGTCTTCGAGGACGCGGGGGAACCGGAGGTGGGGGCGGCGGTAGCTGAAGTCCACGGTGGGCTTGTTCAGGCGTTCGACGAACTCGGCCAGTTCGTCCCAGGCTCCGAGCCAGGCGAGGACGCCGTCGCCCTCCCAGCCCCAGGGCAGGACTTTTTCGCGGGCGAGGTTGGCGGAGAGGGACCAGCCGTGTTCCTCGGCGTATCGTTCGATGCCGCGGTGGAGGCGGTAATCGTACCAGCCGAGCGCGACCAGGACGCGCCGCGAGCGTTTATCGCGTTTTGTGCCGTGTTTCATGGCCGCTGTCCCGGGAGGTGGTTCCGGATGGTTCCGGCGCCCGTAGGGGGTGGCCTCTGTGCCCCAGGGGGCCGGAGACAGCCGGACCGGTTGAGAGGGACCGTTCCGGGACCGGCTGGCGTGGTGGGCCGGGGCCGGTGACGGTCCGACTCGTGGTTGAATGTGCCCGGGCCGGGGGGACACGGCAAGACCCGGCTGAGGGGTTTCAGACGCCGCTGAATGCGGCGAAGCCGCCGTCCACGGGCACGACGACTCCGGTGACGAACCCGGCGGCTTCGTCGCTGACCAGCCAGAGGAGGGTGCCGATGAGGTCGCAAGGTTCGCCGAACCGGCCCATGGGTGTATGGGCGAGGATGGTGCGGGCCCGGGGCGTCCAGGTGCCGTCGGGTTGGAGCAGGAGCGAGCGGTTTTGTTCGGTGACGAAGAAGCCCGGGGCGATGGCGTTGACGCGGATGCCGACCTTGGAGAAATGGACGGCCAGCCACTGGGTAAAGTTGCTGACGGCGGCCTTGGCGGCGGAGTAGGCCGGGATTTTGGTCAGGGGCCGGAAGGCGTTCATGGACGAGATATTGATGATGACGCCGCGGCCTTTGGCGGCCATTTCGCGGGTGAAGGCCTGGGTGGGGAGCAGGGTGCCGAGGAAGTTGAGGTTGAAGACGAACTCGACGCCCCGGGGGTCGAGGTCGTAGAAGGTAACGACCTCTTTTTGGGCTGCCTGGAGGTCTTCGGGTCGGAGGTGTTCGAAGGTTGTGGTGCCTTTGGGGTGATTGCCGCCGGCGCCGTTGATGAGGATGTCGATGGGGCCGAGTTGGCGTTTGACGGTTTCGTTGGCGGCGGCGAGGCTGTCGGGTTGGAGGACGTCGCATGCCACGGCCAGAGCGGTGCCGCCTTCCTGTCGGATGAGTGAGGCGACGGTTTCGGCGGCTTCTTGTTTGAGGTCGGCGACGGCCACGCGGGCGCCGCAGGCGGCCAGAGCGCGTGCCATGACGCTACAGAGGACACCGCCACCGCCGGTGATGAGGGCCACACGATCTTGCAGGTTGACGTGGAATGGAAGTTGTAGGTTTGCCATAAACCGGGTTCAAGCGAAGCGACCGCGCCAGGCCCAGAGGCCCAGTGCGGGGTTGGAGATGAAAAAGACCTTTTCGCCGTCGGGTAAGGTGTTCCAGCCGTCGCGGAGGCGGTCGGGCGGATACCGTTGGAGCATGGTGTTGAGGTCGGCGTATTCGAAGCCGACGCCCTCGATTTCCCGGCGGGAGAGGTGTCCGGGGCAATAGATGATGCGGAAGCGGCCTTCGGAGCTGCCGTGGATGAGGTGGGCGGCGGCGCTGAGGTTGGCCTGGAGTTCGGGTTGTTCGCGGACGGCCCGGAGGGTGGCCGGGGTGCCGCGGTACCCGTATTTGCGGATGAGCCGGTCGATTTCCGGGTCTTCACCGAACTCGCGCAGGCCGGGTGCCAGGACGATGAGTTCGCCGCCATCGGCCATGGCCATGCGGGTGCGGTAGATGCTTTTGTTGCCGAGCCAGGTGCTTTTGAACTCGGCGGGGTCGAGGTAGACCACCACTTTGCGCAGGGGTTCATCGACCATTTCGAAGTTGACCCGGAGTGAGAGGGCGGCGGCTTTTTCGAATCCGGAACGGTCGTCGCTGATGAAGAGGCCGCGGATGTGGAGGCGGCCGTCCTCGCCGCGGCTGACGACGGTGTGGATGTAGACGACGGGCAGGTGTTTGAGGAAATGTTCGGAGGCGTAATCGAGGATGCGGCGGACGGGGGTGTCGGCCCGACCCATCATGCGTTCCATGCCGTAGGCGGCGCCGATGAAGTGGCTTTTGTTGATGCCCTCGGCGCCGCCGGTGCCCACGAAGAGGTTTTTGTTGTAGCTGGCCATGCCGATGACCTCGTGGGGTACGACCTGTCCGATGGAGAGGACGAGGTCGTGGTTGCCTTCCCAGATGAGGCGGGCCAGTTGGGCGGGCCAGGCGAAGTCGACGGCGCCTTCGGAGACCTGGCGGACGAATTCGGCCGGGACCTCGCCGATGGTGACGACGCCGGTGCGCCAGTTGTGGACCCGGAAGAGTTCGGGCGGGACCCCGGCGTACATTTCGGCGATTTGTTGGGGGGTCATGGGGCTGTGCGTGCCTAGGGCGGGCAGCACGTCGACCAGGCGCGGTCCGTAGTATTCGTAGACCAGGCGGGTCAGGAGACCTGCTTGGGAGTGGAAGCGGGTGAAATCCGGCGGTACCACTAGGACGCGCCGGCGCGGACCGAGACGGTCCAGCGCGGCGAACAGTGCCTGGCGCAGTTCCGGTTCGGTCAACCTGGCCGTGGCTGATCCCAGTTCGCAGTACAGCATGTGAGCACCCAAAAAGCTTCGATAGTGCCCAGCCTACACGGGATGGGCGTTGGGAAAAATGACGATTTTGTGCTCGGCACCCGTGGATTTTTGCACGGTGGTTTGGGGGTGGTGGCCGGGGCGGGTGCGGGGCTGTGGCGGGCGGTTTGCGGGGTGCGGCGGCGGCCGGCCCGGATTTACCGGCCGGTGTCGGCCCCGGACCATTCCCTGCCATTGACGATGATTTTCAGGCCTGCGTGGGACGGGTTGGGTTGGAAGGTGGCCTTGACGCCGGGCGGCACGGTGTAGTGGACGGTGAGGGTGGAAGCGTCGCGGCGCCAGGAGACCTCGACGGGCCCGCGGATGGTGGCGGTGCGGCCCTCGGCCCAGGTGAGGTCGAACAGGCGCGGGCTGATGATGACCTCGGAGGCGCCGGGGGCGGCGGGTTGGATGCCGAGTATGAGTCGGTTGAGGTAGTAGACGGGTGCGGAGGACCATGCGTGGCAGTGGCTGCGGGTGGGGAATCGGCCGCCGCCGGTGGTGCCGGTGGGGAAACTTTCCCATGCGGTGGTGGCTCCGGCCTCGAGCATGGGCAGGTAATGCCGATAGATTTCGGCGAGGATGAGGTCCTGGAGGCCGAGTTTTTCGAGGGCCTCGTAGAGGTAGAGTGCGGCGAAGGGGGAACCTACGAGGACCATGTCGGGGGGTGGATTGGTGAGGTTGCGGATGGCGGCGGCGCGTTGTTCGGGTGGGACGACGTCGAAGAGGAGGGCCAGGAAACTGGTGTGTTGGCTGATGACGGGGCTGAGGGAACCGTCGTCGTGGAGGGCGTCGGCGTAGGCGCCGCGTTGGGGCAGCCAGAGCCGCTGGATGCCGCGGGTGAGGCGGTTGCGCCACTGGTGGAGCTCGGGGGTGTGGGTGGAATCGCCGAGGACGTCGGCGGTGCGGAGGGCGGCGTCGATGGCGCCCGCCATGAGGAGGGAGTTGTGGAGGACGGTTTGGCGGTTTTGATCGAGGTTGACCCAGTCAAAGAAGTTCCAGAACGGCGCGGAGAACAGGTCCTGGTTGTTGAGGAACCGGGCTGCGCCCTGGAGGTTACGGATCATGGCCGGGTAGGTCTGTCGGAGCCAGTCGCGGTCGCCGGTTTCCCAGTAATAGTCCCAGGCGGCGATGCCCCAGAGGAAGCTCCAGGCCGGGATGAGGACGTCCCAGGAGGAGGGTGTCTGGCAACCGGCGATGGGGAATCGCTCGAGGGACTCTGCGGTGAGGCGGATGCAGCGACGGGCCAGGTCGTGGGCACCGAAGATGCCGTAGGCGAAGAGGGCTTCGTTGCGTGCGTCACCGACCCAATGGGTTTGTTCGTAGAGCGGGCAATCGGTGAAGGTG carries:
- a CDS encoding efflux RND transporter periplasmic adaptor subunit translates to MKTIHRLIRPRHNPTAPGIPTRAGNASAPKPHPAIHTALTGALLLTLGALVSCGRPPAPPPARIPQVTVTHPVTAPVTNWDEYPAHLEAVDTVEIRSRVAGYLESIHFRDGAEVRAGQLLFVIDPKPYEADLERARAERRRAETQLELARNDFERAQRLRQSRAIADEEYDARAKAVRAAEDALAAARAAETTAELNLAYTRITAPLDGRIGRRLVAIGNMIQGSTMMPGTLLATLVTQDPIYAYFEVPEETFQQYRDRLPGLTQPGTEPVPCELALAGDTDFPHRGHIDFVDNQADPRTGTVRLRAVFPNPDRRLIPGMFARVRLPVEQLQQALLIPEAAILSEQTRKFVYVVNAQGIVEPRPVDPGRSHGTLRIIRSGLQPGDNVVVSGLLMLRPGLKVQVVEPGTAPAQGQH
- a CDS encoding TetR/AcrR family transcriptional regulator, which produces MPRTDTAQTRQRILDAAERTFAEQGFEPASIRTIAARARVTLPVLYYHFESKTGLIRAVLLRRLEPLRQTHQSTLAQLAANYPPPQTPPLRLILESMIRPALDLATTDARKGSIVMRLLGRVLTEPAAPLQDIFQNVFADVRQGFLDLLGRCLPHLSKTALYWRHEFIWGALALLLCNPGRTLQKTEGLCNPLDTESLLPHFLSFCIAGLEAPPPATTGARPDPNPERLSSKP
- a CDS encoding heavy metal translocating P-type ATPase; the encoded protein is MGPRGSGTGAGSDCLARSLLQVFAEEPSLEAVSVDRERKLVEVATLGRTDVVRLRERLEAGLREVADLRVGRECALVSGRGDCRTCGRPLPEADVRQFRFRHERGVTTVSRVTCPTAPTLWRWRRWPLPRFVQRDVDVEEVESHEGEWRWQLAASLVCGGLTLMAVVGSARGWGAGWVLGLQVLGYVAGGWFAVEEAWERLRRYRGLDVHFLMLAVALGSAAVGQWAEGAVLLFLFSLAGALEHYALERTQREVRALFRNAPKTATVLGEDGGERELPVEAVEPGMRLVVRPGAQFAVDGEVIRGESAADESNLTGESLPVGKRVGDVVLAGTLNLWGVLEVRALRPASESALQKIVRLIREAQRQKAPAQRFTERFSAAYTYAVLGLTVGMYLVWWWGMGLAPFRSPDPGQPGLSAFYRAMTLLVVSSPCALVLSIPSAILAAIAWGARHGILFRGGAAVEKLAEVTLVALDKTGTLTTGELRVERVESRPAGREGEVLVLACAVERWSNHPLARALTRHGKQLGLELPEVSRFESVTGQGVKARVGDRLVWVGRREWIEAELGGGVSAPADWVVGDRPGEVWVWLYREGLWGRILLRDEVRPEAAGLVERLRRAGLRLVVLTGDRRAAAEHLRRELGVDEIRAELKPEEKVAAIREWSESGERVAMVGDGVNDAPSLAAAHVGVAMGARGSDAALEQADVVLMHDRIENFLAAYELSRRARRIIRQNLAVSLGTVVVLVVFALLGKIPLPLGVVGHEGSTVVVVMNSLRLLVGRWSGSTRGG
- a CDS encoding PEP-CTERM sorting domain-containing protein, with protein sequence MAIGLALGTRTTSGVPLPFADGFDYPEGERLGTSGSSGDIWTVGNSTGTGSATVDSSAALTFPGLPSLGGKGLLSQGIPTSNRDRGVVIAPDANSLANWADLGSLYVSYLLRVDAGPEGNPRLLSAYRDSVGGGGFTPSAGVFVGTDLKLGIAKVANNDVAWTADPLTIGQTYLLVWRYKYVDGANNDELALWVNPPASSFGADESNVPTPTIATTVGSDDTGIHAFHFTVRTAGPYNGGGTYALDDVRIGTSWASVVVPEPATAALIGLGFLALWQGRRIRQG